The sequence below is a genomic window from Nicotiana tomentosiformis chromosome 6, ASM39032v3, whole genome shotgun sequence.
ggtactggtttctctagagggtaataaggaccacgccatggtcgCGAcgaattctgatactcgtgccaggtgtattcataccaaAGCCGAAATGTTGTGCCGTGACACTTTAActgtattggtttggtgatcccctggagattcttgccgagacctTTTCCAtgctcataccctgtccatgccaatatgccttctatcttactgctccaccatttgtccttttcaattgcgttgacgcgctcgatgcgatggtatgtttctccacccaacttccttctattctcgatgaccagaacagtttgactggtgtaaatgggattacttccgtccctatggatgatcacttcctgatggttccactcaaaattcACGActtgatgtagagtagaagctacggccccagcgacatgtatccaaggtcatcccaacaataggttgtaggtagcagatatgtccaacacttgaaactcaacatcaaaccaggttggacccatctgtaggctgaggttggtttccccaattgtggccctttgagacccatcaaatgcctTCACGTTCATAGTCCCTGCTCGTATTTCATGCAaacctttacccaatcttttcaaaGTTGTCAGTGGATAGATGTTGAGGCTggaacctccatctatcaagaccctggcaATAAACgtatcctcaaattgcactgtgatatgcagtgccttgttgtgacttagtccttctggtggtagctcgtctttatgaaaagtgatcttgtggctttccaacacttatcctaccatattggccatctctccactggtaatgttgttggATACACAAGCTTCATTCAACTTTTTCATCAATGCATTCctgtgtgcctcagaattctgcagtagtgatagaatggatatctgagcaggggttttgttcaaatgatcaaccacagaataatcccttgcttgcacctttctccaaagatcatccgggccGGTTTCAATGATGGGCTACTTGGAAGAGGCTTCTTTACTTGTTTCCTCAAAATGCTCGTGTGTGTAAATTCTAAGAGTCCTGGTCATCCCTTGTGCTGCACCAAATTCTTCCATTTTTCCTTTCCTCTTGGCTTCTGCAACATAGTCCCAGGGTACGGCATTGGACTTGAAGGACGGTGTGggtgctaccatcacagtgaagggtaTGGTTACTTCTACTTCAAATGGAGCAGGTGCAgctgttgttacttcaacctcaaacgggGTTGGTATGGCTACTTCAACTTCGACTGGTGGTTGTATCTGTACCACAATAGGAGTGAGAGTGACCGTAGGTTTCTTTGGGTCATCCCCTTCTCGAATAAGCCCAATTGACCCTTCCGGGTCCCATTCTTCATtagtttctatcacattcacaCCCTCGCCCCTGTGATCTGGGAGGGGATTGTTGCGGACGTTAGGTGTAGCCTCCTTTTCTTGTATGACCTTGGTATCAATTAATGTCTGTATCTTGTCCTTCAAAGTGCAACATTCATCGATGGTGTGACCTTTCATGCCGGAGTGGTAGGCACATATTttatttggattgacccattgagaaGAGTTTTACATGGCAACAGCGGGAATAGGGATGACATATCTAGCAGCTTTCAGTCTCTCATATAAGTGATCGATAGGTTCAGCAataggggtgtattgtctgggcaGCCTGCAGtcaaaatttggtctaggtttctgatagttttggcgggctggcaGGGAGTGATAGTATGCTGGCTgggtgttataagtatggtaGGCAGTGGTGGGTTGTggatatctgggaggtgaaggatgatatgtgggtggaggtgtttggtatgtaagaggagattttggaccttgggctaccatcacggcccctacttctttcttcttggatatacccctgactgcaaagctttattcGTAGCCTGTAATGCCTCAAAATTAGTTACCATTGTACTCTTGATCCCTTCTTTAATCCTTTcccccaatttgatgatgtcggagaatttgTGATTCTCGATAACCATTAACCTTTCGTAGTATTGTGGATCCTGGGCCCTggcgaagaacttattcatctgttcttcttccagtgctggtcttacttttgcagcttcagacctccaccgagtagcatactcacgAAAAGTTTCCGTTGAcgtcttcttgagattttgaatatagaaaacgtccggtgcgttttctgtgttaaacctgaaccgatccatgaaatccgatGCCATGCCTACCCAactaacccatttctttgggttctgactgatgtactaAGACAAggcgtctccagtgaggcttctcatgaacagcttcatgtggattctttcatccctgccaactcctacaagcttgtcacaatatgttctcaaatGCACCTTCAGGTCATCTGTTCCGTCAAACAtctcgaacttgggaggtttgtaacccttcaGCAGTTCTacgtctggctgaatacacaaatcttcatagttcaaaccctcaatgcctttacCCCCTTCGACAACCTGGACTCGGCTTGTGAGCTTCTTAAGTTCCTCTGCcatattcttgatgagcaggtccttctcagcgGATTCTGGTGTGTATGGGGTTTGTTGAGTGGGGTGAGGTAGAGTTTCTACGTATATGGGGTTACTTTGGTAGATACCGGGGATTTGGGTGTAGTgatgatcattggttgagttctGCAGATCAGGGATATGTTGCGGTGTATTTTGAGGAGTATAGTAGGTAGTACTTTGTGGATACTAAgtcggaagatgttggtgttgaggaggagttggcactggtggagggttagaattttgaggaggtgtggcgtattgatgaggtgcgggaggattgtgttttgaggaggtgctTGGTTTTGGGCGTTCTGTTGGTTAATATCCGGGACATTTAAggtgagggagaggtttgccaagttgtggacctgctcaagttccccttgcaaTTCAAATATTTTCTGCTCCAACCGTAGAACCAAATcattctgtgccggagtactccgaccatctgaagtttcaacattttccgcATGCGCATAGTtatctttcctgataccactcatgTCATCCATCTTAGCATTTCCCTTacttttaggatcacttggaggatGAGGAGGTGGAGGGCCTCTGGATCTGGTATGATacgctgatgatgccagtatgcaagaaccaaccttaggggatgggaataatcaaaacaaagaaaagcaaaaaggtaaacaagtcagtaggggattttggaaggatatttgcagtatttaaacatgtattgtgtaattataaattcgcgtcctaattttggggacctcattgtgcctgaggtaggcctagcgacacaTAGATTTGGAGAAACTTGATGCCGATAACTGCCTTATTTCATTAATGTAATAAATAGATCAAACCtctaaaatgacaataattaaaAGAGTTTCTAGTGGCATTTTCCTTATTACAATCAATTTCTAAAATGACTCTAGAAAAGCAAATAAACAATAATTCTATTCTATTTGGTCCCGGAAGGACCCTCTCAaagcttggccttcttggccCCATTGATCAGATTCCCtaggtcgcgcatgtccagcaGCAGATATACCCTTGCTAGGTGTCCTCCTTCGTTGCCCTCTGCATTCTGACAATCCACGATCTTTTTCCTCATCTTCCCTTCAAGTTCCATCAGACCCTGCTCTAAGTACTCCAATCTCTCTGTTGATTTTGCAGCAActtccctccattcattgattgattCCATGTCTATCTTGTGTTATTCCAAATGTCTGGCTTCAGACTCAAGGATTCTCTCGCGCAACctcttgtattttacttgtgcCTCAGCAGCATCATCTATGACCTTGTTTCCTCGTTCGATCCCTGGCTCGacttctcctgctatgtcatcatcCAACCATGATAGGTAGAAATATACATGACCGATGTGGTACCGATCTGGTTCGATGGTATCCTTTTTCACAATAATCTTCAGATGCCACATGTGTTGGGCCTCACACTTGAATGGAATGGCACCACCCTGAAAGTCTGCTTTATAGTGAACTATCTTAGAAACTCGCGGTATGACTTATTTTCTCCCAGCCTGTCTCATGACATTGATAGGAGCATAAATATAGATACCCCTCAACTCGATCAGCACTAAGTGAGGAACACCCttggacctgatgatgaactcgctagtagggaaccactcgaacatccaatggaccttgtcatcagtcaaattgctaaagaagtgtACCCAATCCAGGGCGTTTtccggttgtgcaaacctgtctaggatgaaagtcattctttttggatagTGAAAGGCTATGTGGACTGTCCTCATTGAAGATgctccaacaaccatatttgcggtaacaaattacaaccctcaaaatATTTGAATCCCTTCGTACAACGGTCCAAAGCTCTGTATATCTCtgccacgatcattgggacaatagtgtaagtctgTCCCTTAATCCCTTCCATTAAGGTCTTGGTAACCATAGCCAAACGAGTGTGAATCCTATGTCCTTGAATTGGAAATACCATCATACCCAGAAAATAGACGATGAACACAAAAACCCGACGATGAGTCCAGTCCCGGAAAGTAATGGCAAACTCATCATGATAGATACGGTAGGATGTGTTGTGCCCATAAAGCGCGTAGAGGAAGTCAAAAGGTATGTAGGACTTTTTCAGGCAGACTAACTCGTCATTCTTTCTAAGACCCATCATTTTCAGAAATCCCCTAGAAGTACGATTTTCCGGTACCAGCAGACCAGGGCTATCCCAGGGTAGCCCGGTAAAACCTCCTATTTCCTCAAGAAGGGGAGTCATCTCTATATTACCAAAATGGAAAACAGCCTTTTTTCCTCCCAGAACATAGTAGCGGCCTCGGTCAGTACATTTTTTGGCTGAATGTCCagcaaagaaggtaaatttccaAGAATTATTTTCACATGGTTCTTGtcgcttggcgagagattttcccaccattCTAGCAATAGAGGTGAGATACTCGAACCATGCCGAAcatggggacttcgtgcctcatttctgtaaaacaaataaagttagcccttttccCCTCCGGGTTTGACtacttacacattaatgattagcatatcggcacgttttctccaaataatgcacatatcatgatcgtgcccgttgggattatggaaatcccgttggactttggacaaggctttccttagagagttattatgcGTACAACATTCTAACTCATGCTAGGtttggacatgatgcatgcacaattAACATCAGAGTAGGGTTTTCTATAGAAGTCTAGACCGGTAACCTCAAGCGGACaatttgagagggaaaggcatggaaccgtcgactgcaccattgatcgactagttttaccgcgaATAAgcctttctaaatttaaaaagggtaatataggaagagcgcggacactcatcaagtgccgctatggtattaattgcgCACGAGTGAAATATGATGCAGAGCATGTAATtgcaaaaaataaaacaacaccttgtcaagtattttgcatgataaaAGCGATAAATGcggtatttaataaatgtaaagacaagaaagaaagaaaaacaaagaataaGTTAGTTCGCATAATGGAAAATTATAATAAAGCGGTAAAGGGGGTAGGGATTGGGAAATACATAAAGATTGAAGCCAGCGAACAAGGTTAAACGAAAAGTTGCATGTAAGTTCATGTAAAAAGGAAAATAGGGAAGGGGGTGTGCATGTAGCAAATAAATGGTGAATTTGagcataaaataataaagacacgTTTATCGGGGAAGACTAATTCACACagaccaagttcattatggtaagagcctaaggatatccccagcagagtcgccatgctgacgcgcccctctttctcgcgaaattggatttcgacattgacaactcttttaaaaggaagggttattaaaagagagagtcgccacctaacgattaaggtgtgtcaccaaagatcgggtaagggctcaaattacctcaaggagaaggtgttaggcactcctcgacaTCCATAACGGTGGGTCCCGGGCGAactcaaatcatgtgaattagtctaagagaaaagaaacaatttggacaaagaaagaactattttaacaggaatggggggtcctaagttttttagcctaaaggattaccctgtgcaacataaataatacttcgtaactccctcaagacggggtgttactcatattattcagcgggcacagactatcatctcctgctacccgattactatctttaagttgtttacctaaagcgctctatttgattctaagttgtaccctatgcgtgcactacccgtcccatgcctatggtccgggaggcatttggacctctatttcagggtagttctagacttaacttaggttgctcaaaagaagaaaactaggcgacatacaaaaaaaTAGTTAGGACTTTCAAATAGAAACAAGTATGGGCTCAAGTTACCCTCTGCATTTAGATATCAAATGCACGCCAAACTGATTAGCATTAACAGGTTTTATTAATTGCAAAATCCTACAGGCAGGATACCTATGTGATATTGACGAACGAGCAGACAGTCGTATACAAAGTCAATTTCTTAATGCAATTATTAGGACCTACAAAGTTTGCCTACTGATTTTAGCATGATACAATTAAGCCTACCAGCATGGTATCTAGGTGTTTTGTGCGATAGTAAATAGTGGCAGGTCACATAAACAAACctagaattatttgttttaatcctataggcatattttctactgAAGGTAACAGCACAGAAAACGGGCATAAACAACAACTAAACAGATTCAGGCGTGCATTCTATAACTTGATCCAgtttgaatcctataggcatgatttctataatctgaACAGTTTTGAATCCTATAGACATTATTTCTACAATCTGAACAGTTtttgaatcctatagacatgatttctataatctgaACGAAATAGTATGCAAGCAAGAATTCACATACACATCGGACCATACCATTTCTATAGGCATGGTTTGTAACGGAACATAATTAAGCCAAACATTGAGCCTATGGACATGGTTGCTAACACATAATGACTGAACACAATAAGACACTtagaagcatgatttctaacatataaCATCCAACATCACAGCAttaaccctataggcaggatttctacccccaCTTTATAGCAAGTATAAAATAAGAACATAATGCTGAGAGAAGAAGACTAACACAACCTACTCGAAAAAAAtcttaccatgggaacgggcctcccaacagCCCTTCGAGAGTTTGCGCCATGAGTGCTTGGAGTAGGGCATCTGTGAGACGATACCTTCGACCCATTTCTTGAGTCGAGGAACA
It includes:
- the LOC138894889 gene encoding uncharacterized protein codes for the protein MASDFMDRFRFNTENAPDVFYIQNLKKTSTETFREYATRWRSEAAKVRPALEEEQMNKFFARAQDPQYYERLMVIENHKFSDIIKLGERIKEGIKSTMVTNFEALQATNKALQSGVYPRRKK